The Microbacter sp. GSS18 genome has a segment encoding these proteins:
- a CDS encoding ACP S-malonyltransferase, translating to MIIAVFPGQGSQSPGFLTPWLALDGAADRLARYSEWAGVDLVAAGTEWDADAIRDTSVAQPLIVAASLLSWNALSSKDDIAGVAGHSVGEFAAAAAAGILSEEDALRLVGIRGRAMAEAATAEQTGMSAVIGGDQDAVVTRLTELGLTPANYNGGGQLVAAGALEPLAALAAEPPAATRVIPLQVAGAFHTSYMAPAVETLRAAAADVEAGDPRVTIWTNRDGSSVPAGRAFVDALVAQVASPVRWDLCMASFADAGATGLVEFAPAGTLTGLAKRALRGTPAVAVKTPDNLEAADALVRPADA from the coding sequence GTGATCATCGCGGTCTTCCCTGGACAGGGCTCTCAGTCCCCCGGCTTCCTCACCCCGTGGCTCGCCCTCGACGGCGCCGCCGATCGTCTCGCGCGGTACTCCGAGTGGGCGGGCGTCGATCTCGTGGCCGCAGGCACCGAGTGGGACGCCGACGCCATCCGCGACACCAGCGTCGCGCAGCCGCTCATCGTCGCCGCGAGCCTGCTGTCGTGGAACGCCCTGTCGTCCAAGGACGACATCGCGGGCGTCGCGGGGCATTCGGTGGGCGAGTTCGCCGCGGCCGCGGCCGCCGGCATCCTCTCGGAGGAGGACGCCCTGCGGCTGGTCGGCATCCGCGGGCGCGCCATGGCCGAGGCGGCCACCGCCGAGCAGACCGGAATGTCGGCTGTCATCGGCGGCGATCAGGACGCCGTGGTCACGCGCCTCACCGAGCTCGGACTGACCCCGGCGAACTACAACGGCGGCGGTCAGCTCGTCGCCGCCGGCGCCCTGGAGCCGCTGGCCGCGCTGGCCGCCGAGCCTCCCGCGGCGACCCGCGTCATCCCGCTGCAGGTCGCCGGCGCGTTCCACACGTCGTACATGGCCCCCGCCGTCGAGACCCTGCGCGCCGCCGCCGCCGACGTCGAGGCCGGCGACCCGCGCGTGACGATCTGGACCAATCGCGACGGCTCGAGCGTGCCCGCCGGCCGCGCTTTCGTCGACGCGCTCGTCGCCCAGGTCGCGTCCCCCGTTCGGTGGGACCTCTGCATGGCCTCGTTCGCCGACGCCGGCGCGACGGGTCTCGTGGAGTTCGCCCCCGCGGGAACCCTCACCGGTCTCGCCAAGCGCGCGCTGCGCGGCACTCCCGCCGTCGCGGTCAAGACACCCGACAACCTCGAGGCCGCCGACGCGCTCGTGCGCCCCGCCGACGCATGA
- a CDS encoding helix-turn-helix domain-containing protein, producing the protein MPTGQPAMDKAETLAWLRRISGDIATVTIKRLEDTLPWYAEMPPARRSAVGLVAQAGITSFIQWYDDPESTPWIAADIFAAAPRELLRSVSLQQTLQLIRVTVEVTEERVRGRGAHLREAILLYSREVAFAAADVYARAAEARGLWDARLEALVVDSILTGEADEELPSRIAALGWHGHGEVAVLVGTTPPQFDVDQLRRTARKLGADVLIGVQGSRLVLVVGRSDPPNRPDDGTGDLPFLEITKRLEPGFGEGHLVLGPTVPALVEAGQSARAALAGFAVARSWRNAPRPVEADDLLPERALAGDPLAKHTLVDRIYRPLQAHSADLVTTLWSYLDNGRSLEATARELFVHPNTVRYRLKRVSEVIGWDATGPREALILQTALILGSIGTDTTRRRSSSARRTPA; encoded by the coding sequence ATGCCCACGGGTCAGCCGGCGATGGACAAGGCCGAGACGCTCGCCTGGCTGCGACGCATCTCGGGCGACATCGCCACGGTGACGATCAAGCGGCTCGAGGACACCCTCCCCTGGTATGCCGAGATGCCGCCTGCGCGCCGGTCCGCCGTCGGACTGGTCGCACAGGCGGGCATCACGTCATTCATCCAGTGGTACGACGACCCCGAGTCGACGCCGTGGATCGCCGCCGACATCTTCGCGGCGGCTCCTCGTGAGCTGCTGCGCAGTGTCAGTCTGCAGCAGACGCTGCAACTGATCCGGGTCACCGTCGAGGTCACGGAGGAGCGCGTCCGCGGTCGCGGCGCGCACCTCCGGGAGGCGATCCTGCTCTACTCGCGCGAGGTCGCGTTCGCCGCAGCCGACGTGTACGCGCGCGCCGCCGAGGCGCGGGGCCTGTGGGACGCACGCCTGGAGGCGCTCGTCGTCGACTCGATCCTCACCGGCGAGGCCGACGAGGAGCTGCCCAGTCGCATCGCCGCCCTGGGCTGGCACGGGCACGGAGAGGTGGCGGTGCTCGTCGGTACCACTCCCCCGCAGTTCGATGTCGACCAGCTGCGGAGGACCGCCCGAAAACTCGGGGCCGACGTGCTCATCGGCGTCCAGGGATCGCGCCTCGTGCTCGTCGTGGGCCGCTCGGACCCGCCGAACCGGCCCGACGACGGGACCGGCGATCTGCCGTTCCTCGAGATCACGAAGCGCCTCGAGCCGGGCTTCGGCGAAGGTCACCTCGTGCTCGGTCCGACGGTTCCGGCCCTCGTGGAGGCGGGCCAGAGCGCCCGCGCCGCCCTGGCGGGCTTCGCCGTGGCGCGGTCCTGGCGCAACGCCCCGCGGCCGGTGGAGGCCGACGACCTTCTGCCCGAGCGCGCGCTGGCGGGAGATCCGCTGGCCAAGCACACCCTCGTGGACCGCATCTACCGCCCGCTGCAGGCTCACAGCGCCGATCTGGTCACCACGCTGTGGAGCTACCTCGACAACGGCCGGTCGCTCGAGGCGACGGCGCGTGAGCTGTTCGTCCACCCCAACACGGTCCGGTATCGCCTGAAGCGGGTATCCGAGGTGATCGGCTGGGATGCGACGGGGCCGCGCGAAGCGCTCATCCTCCAGACAGCGCTGATCCTCGGCTCGATCGGAACCGACACGACACGCAGACGTTCGTCGTCGGCGCGCCGTACGCCGGCCTAG
- the aceE gene encoding pyruvate dehydrogenase (acetyl-transferring), homodimeric type — translation MTVNDQDPYSQGPQDSDPEETAEWQESLHQLVEAKGRGRGREIMLSLLQSSHDLQLNVPQVPTTDYINTITPDKEPAFPGDEELERRYRRWIRWNAALTVHRAQRPGIGVGGHISTYASSASLYEVGFNHFFRGLDDPGGGDQVFIQGHASPGIYARSFLEGRLSAEQLDGFRQEKSAAPNGLPSYPHPRLMPDYWQFPTVSMGLGPINAIYQAMTNKYLTNRGVKDLSDSHVWAFLGDGEMDEVESRGQLQVAANEGLDNLTFVINANLQRLDGPVRGNGKIIQELESYFRGAGWNVIKVVWGRGWDELLSRDVDGALVRLMNTTPDGDFQTYRAEDGAFIRKHFFDRDERTAALVKDWSDDDIWGKLRRGGLDYQKVYAAYKTAMEHKGQPTVIIAKTIKGYGLGHHFEGRNATHQMKKMTLEDLKHFRDSMRIPITDAQLEENPYQPPYFHPGEQDETVEYMLERRRALGGFLPERRSHHVGLQLPDDKAYALPKKGSGTQEVATTMAFVRLLKDLLRAPDFGHRIVPIIPDEARTFGMDAYFPTAKIYNPHGQNYTSVDRELLLAYKESPQGQIMHVGINEAGAVAAFTATGTSYATHGEPLIPVYVFYSMFGFQRTGDAQWAAGDQMARGFIIGATAGRTTLTGEGLQHADGHSHLLSSTNPATVSYDPAYGYEIAHIVRAGIERMYGGNHPDPNVMYYLTVYNEPLVQPAEPEGVDVDGIVRGIHRIAEGSGDGPRAQVLASGVGVPWALEAQQLLREDWGVSADVWSVTSWTELRRDGLDADEHNFLHPDAEPRTAYVTDKLAGSEGPVVAVSDFMHAVQDQIRPWVPGSFVTLGADGFGFSDTRAAARRYFKIDGPSIVVRTLQALAAEGKVDPSLSAQAIEKYRLHDVTAGTSGNAGGES, via the coding sequence GTGACTGTCAACGATCAGGATCCGTACTCCCAGGGGCCGCAGGACAGCGACCCCGAGGAGACCGCCGAGTGGCAGGAGTCTCTCCACCAGCTCGTCGAGGCCAAGGGCCGCGGCCGCGGGCGCGAGATCATGCTGAGCCTCCTGCAGTCCTCGCACGACCTGCAGCTGAACGTCCCCCAGGTGCCCACCACCGACTACATCAACACCATCACGCCGGACAAGGAGCCCGCCTTCCCCGGCGACGAGGAGCTCGAGCGCCGCTACCGCCGCTGGATCCGCTGGAACGCCGCGCTCACGGTGCACCGCGCGCAGCGCCCCGGCATCGGCGTCGGCGGGCACATCTCGACGTACGCCTCGTCGGCGTCGCTGTACGAGGTGGGCTTCAACCACTTCTTCCGGGGACTGGACGACCCGGGCGGCGGAGACCAGGTCTTCATCCAGGGCCACGCCTCGCCGGGCATCTATGCGCGCTCGTTCCTCGAGGGGCGCCTGAGCGCCGAGCAGCTCGACGGGTTCCGGCAGGAGAAGTCGGCGGCGCCCAACGGTCTGCCGTCGTACCCCCACCCGCGGCTCATGCCCGACTACTGGCAGTTCCCCACGGTCTCGATGGGCCTCGGCCCGATCAACGCCATCTACCAGGCGATGACGAACAAGTACCTCACCAACCGCGGCGTCAAAGACCTCAGCGACTCGCACGTGTGGGCGTTCCTCGGCGACGGCGAGATGGACGAGGTCGAGAGCCGCGGCCAGCTCCAGGTGGCCGCGAACGAGGGCCTGGACAACCTGACCTTCGTCATCAACGCGAACCTGCAGCGCCTCGACGGCCCGGTGCGCGGCAACGGCAAGATCATCCAGGAGCTCGAGAGCTACTTCCGCGGCGCCGGCTGGAACGTCATCAAGGTGGTGTGGGGCCGCGGCTGGGACGAGCTGCTCAGCCGTGACGTCGACGGCGCGCTGGTCCGCCTCATGAACACCACGCCCGACGGCGACTTCCAGACCTACCGGGCCGAGGACGGCGCTTTCATCCGCAAGCACTTCTTCGACCGCGACGAGCGCACCGCCGCCCTGGTCAAGGACTGGTCGGACGACGACATCTGGGGCAAGCTCCGCCGCGGCGGACTGGACTACCAGAAGGTCTACGCCGCCTACAAGACGGCGATGGAGCACAAGGGACAGCCGACCGTCATCATCGCCAAGACGATCAAGGGCTACGGCCTGGGGCACCACTTCGAGGGCCGCAACGCGACCCACCAGATGAAGAAGATGACGCTCGAGGACCTCAAGCACTTCCGCGACTCGATGCGCATCCCGATCACCGACGCGCAGCTCGAGGAGAACCCGTACCAGCCGCCGTACTTCCACCCGGGCGAGCAGGACGAGACCGTGGAGTACATGCTCGAGCGCCGCCGCGCCCTGGGCGGATTCCTGCCGGAGCGCCGTTCGCACCACGTCGGCCTGCAGCTGCCCGACGACAAGGCGTACGCGCTGCCGAAGAAGGGCTCGGGCACGCAGGAGGTCGCCACGACGATGGCCTTCGTGCGCCTGCTGAAGGACCTGCTTCGCGCTCCCGACTTCGGTCACCGCATCGTGCCGATCATCCCCGACGAGGCGCGCACGTTCGGCATGGACGCCTACTTCCCCACGGCGAAGATCTACAACCCGCACGGCCAGAACTACACCTCGGTCGACCGCGAGCTGCTCCTGGCCTACAAGGAGAGCCCGCAGGGTCAGATCATGCACGTCGGCATCAACGAGGCCGGCGCCGTGGCGGCGTTCACCGCCACGGGAACCTCGTACGCGACGCACGGCGAGCCGCTCATCCCGGTCTACGTCTTCTACTCGATGTTCGGCTTCCAGCGCACCGGCGACGCCCAGTGGGCGGCCGGCGACCAGATGGCGCGCGGCTTCATCATCGGCGCCACCGCGGGTCGCACGACGCTCACCGGCGAGGGGCTCCAGCACGCGGACGGACACTCGCACCTGCTGTCGTCGACCAACCCGGCGACCGTCTCGTACGATCCGGCCTACGGCTACGAGATCGCCCACATCGTGCGCGCGGGCATCGAGCGCATGTACGGCGGGAATCACCCCGACCCCAACGTCATGTACTACCTCACGGTCTACAACGAGCCGCTGGTCCAGCCGGCCGAGCCCGAGGGCGTGGATGTGGACGGCATCGTACGCGGCATCCACCGCATCGCGGAGGGTTCCGGCGACGGACCCCGCGCGCAGGTGCTCGCGTCCGGCGTCGGCGTTCCGTGGGCACTCGAAGCGCAGCAGCTGCTGCGCGAGGACTGGGGCGTGTCCGCCGACGTCTGGTCGGTCACCTCGTGGACGGAGCTGCGCCGCGACGGCCTCGACGCCGACGAGCACAACTTCCTCCACCCCGACGCCGAGCCGCGCACGGCCTACGTGACCGACAAGCTGGCGGGCTCCGAGGGCCCGGTCGTCGCCGTGAGCGACTTCATGCACGCCGTGCAGGACCAGATCCGCCCGTGGGTGCCCGGCTCGTTCGTGACGCTGGGTGCCGACGGATTCGGGTTCTCCGACACGCGCGCCGCCGCGCGCCGGTACTTCAAGATCGACGGTCCGTCGATCGTGGTCCGGACGCTCCAGGCGCTGGCCGCCGAAGGGAAGGTCGACCCGTCGCTGTCGGCGCAGGCGATCGAGAAGTACCGTCTGCACGATGTCACGGCCGGCACCAGCGGGAACGCCGGCGGCGAGAGCTGA
- a CDS encoding C4-type zinc ribbon domain-containing protein, giving the protein MNASPEDQRRLLDLADLDARISRAEHARKNPPQAGRVQELLARRQTLSQELSVRLGARDDLRTELSRIESDVEVVDARSKRDADRLAASSNPKEAQSLEHELASLARRKSDLEDGELVVMEKLEAADAAVAEQEQLIAQTNAEGAELSAAAKSQVAQASADADAASRDRVAVAASIPDALVAMYERIAARGVGAAPLVRRTCEGCRMVLSGTDLSTLGRAAPDEVVTCPECGCILVRGEDSGL; this is encoded by the coding sequence GTGAACGCCAGCCCCGAAGACCAGCGCCGCCTTCTCGACCTCGCCGATCTCGATGCGCGCATCAGCCGCGCCGAGCACGCCCGGAAGAACCCGCCTCAGGCCGGCCGCGTCCAGGAGCTGCTCGCGCGGCGCCAGACGCTGTCGCAGGAGCTGTCGGTGCGGCTCGGAGCTCGCGACGATCTGCGCACGGAACTGTCGCGCATCGAATCGGACGTCGAGGTCGTCGACGCGCGCTCCAAGCGCGACGCCGATCGACTCGCCGCCTCGTCCAATCCCAAGGAGGCTCAGAGCCTCGAGCACGAGCTGGCCTCGCTCGCGCGACGCAAGAGCGATCTCGAGGACGGTGAGCTCGTCGTCATGGAGAAGCTCGAGGCCGCCGATGCCGCCGTCGCCGAACAGGAGCAGCTGATCGCGCAGACCAACGCCGAGGGGGCCGAGCTGAGCGCAGCCGCCAAGAGCCAGGTGGCGCAGGCCTCCGCGGACGCCGACGCGGCGTCGCGGGACCGTGTGGCGGTCGCCGCGTCGATCCCCGACGCGCTCGTGGCGATGTACGAGCGCATCGCGGCGCGCGGCGTGGGCGCTGCGCCGCTCGTCCGGCGCACGTGCGAGGGCTGCCGCATGGTGCTGTCGGGCACGGATCTGAGCACGCTCGGCCGGGCGGCCCCCGACGAGGTCGTGACGTGCCCGGAGTGCGGCTGCATCCTGGTGCGCGGCGAGGACTCGGGGCTGTGA
- a CDS encoding bifunctional 3'-5' exonuclease/DNA polymerase has protein sequence MPEATAVALGRDAGGITAAVLDETGRIVDRPRFDDDDDLAAWIARREAAGAVRWVWSDTAQWYPELLRRGVRVSRCRDLRLARAILRLAVSVPATDPVRVRGRWDASPPAVIAPDRPALFDLDAEDPMSAGIPADVDAAVDQWREQDEAVGRASDPARLRLLLAAESAGALLAAELTAAGVPWSVAEHERVLAAALGDRGASGRPRRLEELAVRVRAALGDPALNPDSPPQLLRALHRGGLPVATTGRWELAQYEHPVVAPLLEYKKLARLLSANGWAWLHEWVEDGRFRPVYVPGGVVTGRWASSGGGALQIPRQLRTAVRADPGWKLVVADVAQLEPRVLAAMSADAALARAARGRDLYAGIVEQAGIATRADAKVAMLGAMYGATTGESGRLLPHLRRSFPRAMRLVDDAARTGEDGGTVSTWLGRSSPPPDEAWLRSQRRATESGASTADLTRARRRGRDRGRFTRNFVVQGTAAEWALVWLADLRGRLGSLPAARRAAAASGPVFGTRAHAAFFLHDEVIVHAPEELAEQVARDVQASAAEAARLLFGDFPVDFPLDVRVSDTADKD, from the coding sequence GTGCCTGAAGCCACCGCCGTCGCCCTCGGGCGCGACGCGGGGGGCATCACCGCGGCCGTTCTCGACGAGACCGGACGCATCGTCGACCGGCCCCGATTCGACGACGACGACGATCTCGCGGCGTGGATCGCCCGGCGCGAAGCGGCCGGGGCGGTCCGGTGGGTCTGGAGCGACACGGCGCAGTGGTACCCGGAGCTTCTGCGACGCGGCGTGCGGGTGTCGCGCTGCCGCGACCTGCGACTGGCCCGTGCGATCCTCCGGTTGGCCGTCTCGGTGCCCGCGACCGACCCCGTCCGCGTCCGCGGACGATGGGATGCCTCTCCGCCGGCTGTGATCGCGCCGGACCGGCCCGCGCTGTTCGACCTGGACGCCGAGGACCCGATGTCGGCCGGCATCCCGGCCGACGTCGACGCGGCAGTCGATCAGTGGCGCGAGCAGGACGAGGCGGTCGGTCGCGCTTCCGACCCGGCGCGACTGCGACTGCTGCTGGCCGCGGAATCCGCCGGCGCCCTGCTCGCCGCGGAGCTGACCGCGGCAGGCGTGCCCTGGAGCGTCGCCGAGCACGAGCGCGTGCTCGCGGCGGCGCTCGGTGATCGCGGCGCTTCCGGCCGCCCGCGGCGACTGGAGGAGCTCGCCGTGCGCGTCCGCGCCGCCCTCGGCGACCCGGCCCTGAACCCGGACTCGCCGCCCCAGCTGCTCCGGGCCCTGCACCGCGGGGGCCTCCCGGTCGCCACCACCGGGCGGTGGGAGCTGGCACAGTATGAGCATCCGGTCGTCGCTCCGCTGCTGGAGTACAAGAAGCTCGCGCGGCTGCTCAGCGCGAACGGCTGGGCCTGGCTGCACGAGTGGGTCGAGGACGGACGATTCCGCCCCGTGTACGTGCCCGGGGGTGTCGTCACGGGGCGCTGGGCGTCCTCGGGAGGCGGCGCGCTGCAGATCCCCCGCCAGCTGCGGACGGCCGTGCGAGCCGATCCGGGGTGGAAGCTCGTCGTGGCCGACGTCGCGCAGCTCGAGCCGCGCGTGCTGGCCGCGATGAGTGCGGACGCCGCCCTGGCCCGCGCCGCCCGAGGGCGCGATCTCTATGCCGGCATCGTCGAGCAGGCGGGCATCGCCACCCGCGCCGACGCGAAGGTTGCGATGCTCGGCGCCATGTACGGGGCGACCACGGGGGAGTCGGGCCGGCTGCTGCCTCATCTGCGGCGTTCGTTCCCCCGCGCGATGCGCCTCGTCGACGACGCCGCGCGCACGGGCGAGGACGGCGGGACGGTGTCGACATGGCTGGGCCGCTCATCGCCCCCGCCGGACGAGGCGTGGCTTCGCTCCCAGCGTCGAGCCACGGAGTCCGGCGCATCGACGGCCGATCTCACGCGCGCACGCCGGCGAGGTCGCGACCGCGGGCGGTTCACCCGGAATTTCGTCGTCCAGGGCACGGCGGCGGAGTGGGCTCTCGTCTGGCTCGCCGATCTGCGCGGGCGACTGGGGTCGCTTCCTGCGGCCCGTCGCGCGGCCGCCGCGTCGGGGCCGGTGTTCGGCACACGCGCGCACGCGGCGTTCTTCCTCCATGACGAGGTCATCGTCCATGCTCCCGAGGAGCTCGCCGAGCAGGTCGCGCGCGATGTGCAGGCGTCGGCCGCCGAGGCCGCGCGACTCCTCTTCGGCGACTTCCCCGTCGACTTCCCGCTGGACGTTCGTGTCTCCGACACGGCGGACAAGGACTGA
- a CDS encoding ROK family protein, with protein sequence MTSQGARAVGIDIGGTGIKGALVDLEHGELLSDRVKVPTPRGAEPKDVLAAVHLVLERLHVSDADVPLGVAFPAIVKHGRTMSAANVSDRWIDFEAEKFFEDGLGREIHFANDADVAGVAELRFGAARGQRGLAILTTLGTGIGSALLYDGVLIPNSELGHVERAKHGKDAEAYAAYSAKEREDLSWEKWAKRLQWYYGHIEFLFSPDLFIVGGGVSKHADKFLPLLKLKTPIVPAVHRNNAGIIGAAALALHG encoded by the coding sequence ATGACATCACAGGGGGCTCGAGCCGTCGGCATCGACATCGGCGGCACCGGCATCAAAGGCGCGTTGGTGGATCTCGAGCACGGCGAGCTGCTGTCGGACCGCGTGAAGGTGCCGACCCCGCGGGGGGCCGAGCCGAAGGACGTGCTCGCGGCGGTCCACCTCGTGCTGGAGCGACTGCACGTGTCGGACGCCGATGTGCCCCTCGGCGTCGCCTTCCCGGCGATCGTCAAGCACGGCCGCACGATGTCGGCTGCCAACGTGTCCGATCGCTGGATCGACTTCGAGGCCGAGAAGTTCTTCGAGGACGGGCTCGGCCGCGAGATCCATTTCGCGAACGACGCCGATGTCGCCGGGGTCGCCGAGCTGCGCTTCGGCGCCGCGCGCGGCCAGCGGGGACTGGCGATCCTCACGACGCTCGGCACCGGGATCGGCTCGGCGCTGCTCTACGACGGTGTGCTCATTCCGAACTCCGAGCTCGGCCACGTCGAACGGGCGAAGCACGGCAAGGACGCCGAGGCGTACGCCGCGTACTCCGCGAAAGAGCGCGAGGACCTGTCGTGGGAGAAGTGGGCCAAGCGCCTGCAGTGGTACTACGGCCACATCGAGTTCCTGTTCAGCCCCGACCTGTTCATCGTCGGCGGCGGCGTCTCGAAGCACGCCGACAAGTTCCTGCCGCTGCTGAAGCTGAAGACCCCGATCGTGCCGGCGGTCCACCGCAACAACGCCGGGATCATCGGCGCGGCCGCACTGGCCCTGCACGGCTGA
- a CDS encoding glutamine synthetase family protein has translation MDKQRDFVLRTIEERGVKFVRLWFTDVMGTLKSVAIAPAEVEGAFTEGLGFDGSAIEGLTRSYESDLLAHPDPTTFQTLPWRGEIDPTARMFCDITTPDGQPAVADPRNVLKRALAKAADSGFTFYTHPEIEFYLLKSSSYGPEGPVPVDSAGYFDNVPGGTAHDFRRRSVRMLEDLGISVEFSHHEGGPGQNEIDLRYADALATADNIMTFRTVVKEVAIEQGVYATFMPKPLGGQPGSGMHTHMSLFEADVNAFYEEGAQYQLSKVGRHFIAGLLRHANEIAAVTNQFVNSYKRIWGGDEAPSFICWGHNNRSALVRVPLYKPNKGQSSRVEYRGLDSAANPYLAYALLLSAGLKGIEEEYELPLEAEDNVWSLTDAERRALGYAPLPASLDHALEYMEESELVAETLGEQVFNHVLLNKRREWQQYRAQVTPFELKSNLEML, from the coding sequence ATGGACAAGCAGCGGGACTTCGTGCTTCGGACGATCGAGGAGCGGGGCGTCAAGTTCGTTCGCCTGTGGTTCACGGACGTGATGGGCACGCTCAAGTCGGTCGCGATCGCGCCCGCCGAGGTCGAGGGCGCCTTCACCGAGGGACTCGGGTTCGACGGGTCGGCGATCGAAGGCCTCACGCGCTCGTATGAATCCGACCTGCTGGCGCACCCCGACCCCACGACGTTCCAGACCCTGCCGTGGCGTGGCGAGATCGATCCCACCGCGCGCATGTTCTGCGACATCACGACGCCCGACGGCCAGCCCGCCGTCGCGGATCCGCGCAACGTGCTCAAGCGGGCGCTGGCGAAGGCCGCGGACTCGGGGTTCACCTTCTACACGCACCCCGAGATCGAGTTCTATCTGCTGAAGTCCTCGTCCTACGGCCCCGAGGGCCCCGTGCCCGTGGATTCGGCCGGCTACTTCGACAACGTCCCCGGCGGCACCGCGCACGACTTCCGGCGTCGGTCGGTGCGGATGCTGGAGGACCTCGGCATCTCGGTCGAGTTCAGCCACCACGAGGGCGGCCCCGGCCAGAACGAGATCGACCTCCGCTACGCCGACGCGCTCGCGACGGCCGACAACATCATGACCTTCCGCACCGTGGTGAAGGAAGTGGCGATCGAGCAGGGCGTGTACGCCACGTTCATGCCGAAGCCTCTGGGCGGCCAGCCGGGCAGCGGCATGCACACCCACATGTCGCTGTTCGAGGCCGACGTCAACGCCTTCTACGAGGAGGGCGCGCAGTACCAGCTGTCGAAGGTGGGCCGGCACTTCATCGCGGGCCTCCTGCGCCACGCCAACGAGATCGCTGCGGTCACCAACCAGTTCGTCAACTCGTACAAGCGCATCTGGGGCGGCGACGAGGCGCCGAGCTTCATCTGCTGGGGGCACAACAACCGATCGGCCCTCGTGCGGGTGCCGCTCTACAAGCCGAACAAGGGGCAGTCCTCGCGCGTCGAGTACCGGGGCCTCGATTCGGCCGCCAACCCGTACCTGGCCTACGCGCTGCTGCTCAGCGCCGGCCTCAAGGGCATCGAGGAGGAGTACGAGCTTCCCCTCGAGGCCGAGGACAACGTGTGGTCGCTGACGGACGCCGAGCGCCGCGCGCTCGGGTACGCGCCGCTTCCGGCGAGCCTCGACCACGCGCTGGAGTACATGGAGGAGTCGGAACTGGTCGCCGAGACGCTCGGCGAGCAGGTCTTCAACCACGTCCTGCTCAACAAGCGTCGTGAATGGCAGCAGTACCGCGCCCAGGTCACCCCGTTCGAGCTGAAGAGCAACCTCGAGATGCTCTGA